Genomic segment of Pseudomonas sp. CCI4.2:
CTCGACATGGGCAAGACACTCCTCGGGGCAACGCACGTTCAAGAGGCGGCTGCCGTGCCAAAAACAAGTCTGCACGGCACCCGAGTCGGTCATTTCAACAGTGGTTTTTTACCGTCGTAGTAACCGGCTTTGCCTAGTATCTCTTCAACCCGCGTGCCAATGGTCTTGGCCCCGTCCGCGACGCTGACCTTGCCGAGCATGATGGCCGTGCCGTTCTCGCCAACGATTTCGGAAATCTCAGGCCATTCGGCAAAGCGTGGGCGGAAGTCCGGCACGCCGCCTTCCCACGAGGTCACCATGGGCTGCACAAACGGGTAGCGCTTCTGAATGTCCGGGTCTTTGTAAACCGCGCTGCGTCCGCTGACGCCACCGGCTTCGATATACGGCTTGGCCATGGCTTCGGAGGTGACCCACTGAATGAACAGCCAGGCGGCGGCTTTCTTCTCAGCCGGAGCATTGGCGTTCACCCCGAGGGAGAAACCACCCAAGGCCGGTTTCAGCCCCGCTGGACCCTTGGGCTCGGTCGCCACGGCCAGGCAATCGGTGATCTTGGATTTGCTCGGGTCGGCCAAGGTGCTGTAGAACGCCGACCATTCAGTGATCATCGCCACGTTGCCTTGGGCCAGTGCGTTGACCGCTTCGTTGTGGTCATAGTCGACGATGCCCGGTGGCATGAACTTCATCAAATCCTGACGGAACTGCAAGCCGGTCTGGGATTCTTTCGAGTTCAGGTTGGACTTGAATTTAGCGTCCAACAGCGAGCCACCAAACGGCCACAGAAAACGCATGAAACTGTCCGCCGACTGGGTTTCGCCGCGCCGTGATTGCAGTGCATAAGCGTATTTACCGTTGGCCGTCAGTTTCGGTGCGTAAACCTTGAGCAGGTCATCCCAAGTCGCTGGCGGTTTGTCGAAACCGGCGTCTTTGAGCATGCATTTGTTGTAATACAGCAGGCCCGAATAGTTATCGAACGGCAGTCCGTAGACTTGCTTGTCCCAGGTGCCGAACGATTCCAACAGGATCGGGAAGAACCCTGCGAGTTTCAGGTCCGGGTCAGCCAGTTTCTTGTCGTCGGTGAAGGTCTTGACCGGTTCGAGCCAGCCGTTGCCAGCGAACTCGCCGATCCACACCACGTCGGTCAGCACCACATCGTTTTCGTTGCCCGCGGTGAAATCCAGCACTTGGCGTTCACGGCTGTTTTCATAGGGAACGGTTTCGTAGCTGACCTTGATCCCGGTTCTTTTTTCGAAGTCGGGCAGTAGCTTGATGGCGGCGGCGTAACCGGGGCGGTCGAGGAAGATCGCCTTGATCGTCGTGCCTTTGTAGGGCGCGGCGGCTTCCTCCAGAGTCCAAGCGT
This window contains:
- a CDS encoding sugar ABC transporter substrate-binding protein, encoding MKTLVWNAIALSVALASGAAHAWTLEEAAAPYKGTTIKAIFLDRPGYAAAIKLLPDFEKRTGIKVSYETVPYENSRERQVLDFTAGNENDVVLTDVVWIGEFAGNGWLEPVKTFTDDKKLADPDLKLAGFFPILLESFGTWDKQVYGLPFDNYSGLLYYNKCMLKDAGFDKPPATWDDLLKVYAPKLTANGKYAYALQSRRGETQSADSFMRFLWPFGGSLLDAKFKSNLNSKESQTGLQFRQDLMKFMPPGIVDYDHNEAVNALAQGNVAMITEWSAFYSTLADPSKSKITDCLAVATEPKGPAGLKPALGGFSLGVNANAPAEKKAAAWLFIQWVTSEAMAKPYIEAGGVSGRSAVYKDPDIQKRYPFVQPMVTSWEGGVPDFRPRFAEWPEISEIVGENGTAIMLGKVSVADGAKTIGTRVEEILGKAGYYDGKKPLLK